A region from the Triticum urartu cultivar G1812 chromosome 1, Tu2.1, whole genome shotgun sequence genome encodes:
- the LOC125509555 gene encoding SH3 domain-containing protein 2-like encodes MEAIRKQASKLREQVARQQQAVLKQFGGGYADSVFADEGEAQQHTKLEKLYISTRAAKHFQRDIVRGVEGYIVTGSKQVELGNKLCEDGKKYGVENTCTSGSTLSRAALSFAKARSLMEKERANLLKAFGTQVAEPLRAMVMGAPLEDARHLAQRYDRMRQEAEAQAIEVSKRQMKLRETSGNGDMISRLEAAESKLQELKSNMGTLGKEAVAAMTAVEAQQQRLTLQRLIAMVESERSYHQRVLQILDQLEREMVSERQRIEGAPPPVIENSMPPPPAYEEVNGIFMRTPTVAELVETVEHFLAEAIQSYRAESETELNLSTGDYVVVRKVSNNGWAEGECRGKAGWFPSEFIEKRDRVLASKVAQVF; translated from the exons ATGGAGGCCATCCGGAAGCAGGCATCCAAGCTCCGAGAGCAGGTCGCCCGGCAGCAGCAG GCCGTGCTGAAGCAGTTCGGGGGCGGGTACGCAGACAGCGTGTTCGCGGACGAGGGCGAGGCGCAGCAGCACACGAAGCTCGAGAAGCTCTACATCTCCACGCGCGCCGCCAAG CACTTCCAAAGGGATATAGTTCGTGGGGTCGAGGGCTACATCGTCACAGGCTCGAAGCAAGTCGAACTAG GCAATAAGTTATGTGAGGATGGCAAGAAGTATGGTGTTGAGAATACCTGTACCAGTGGGAGTACATTGTCGAGGGCAGCGTTGAGTTTTGCGAAGGCGCGATCCCTGATGGAGAAGGAACGGGCAAACCTGCTGAAAGCGTTTGGCACCCAG GTGGCAGAGCCACTGAGAGCCATGGTGATGGGAGCTCCTTTGGAAGATGCTCGTCACCTTGCCCAAAGATATGACAGAATGCGTCAAGAAGCTGAAGCACAG GCCATTGAAGTTTCAAAGCGCCAAATGAAATTAAGAGAGACATCTGGAAATGGTGATATGATTTCAAGGTTAGAGGCTGCTGAGTCGAAGCTGCAAGAGTTAAAATCAAATATGGGGACTCTAGGCAAAGAAGCTGTTGCAGCAATGACTGCTGTTGAAGCCCAACAACAAAGGCTGACATTACAACGACTTATCGCGATG GTTGAATCTGAGAGAAGTTACCACCAAAGGGTCCTTCAGATTCTAGATCAACTTGAAAGAGAG ATGGTATCTGAGCGACAAAGAATTGAAGGAGCACCTCCTCCTGTCATTGAGAATTCTATGCCGCCGCCACCCGCATATGAAGAAGTTAACGGCATATTCATGAGGACTCCAACAGTTGCAGAATTGGTGGAGACAGTGGAGCACTTCCTGGCTGAG GCGATCCAGTCATACCGAGCTGAGAGTGAAACTGAGCTCAATCTGTCAACTGGCGACTACGTAGTTGTTCGGAAG GTGTCAAACAATGGGTGGGCTGAAGGTGAGTGCAGGGGGAAAGCTGGCTGGTTCCCTTCCGAGTTCATCGAAAAACGGGACCGTGTACTGGCGAGCAAAGTCGCCCAGGTCTTCTAG
- the LOC125509563 gene encoding uncharacterized protein LOC125509563, whose product MTSVAAVALLRLPLARLSSHLRSLPSRPVPSARLRLSAPHRPLCSLLTSGHGLAVAAVSEAVAAADEEEFEATEEQQEEAPPSFVLPRLPRPKLDVKERKELASYAHGLGKKLKSQQVGKGGVTPNLVTAFTDNLESNELLKLKIHGNCPGELPDVIRQLEESTGSIAVDQIGRSVILYRPSSSKMKKREEVARNREEYARNNPRFGKSENAFEERPRNNSAGRRFVKSGSTFRTQQKRRPVASKGSSYSRG is encoded by the exons ATGACGAGCGTGGCGGCTGTCgccctcctccgcctccctctcgCCCGCCTCTCCTCCCACCTCCGGTCCCTCCCTTCCCGTCCCGTCCCGTCCGCTCGCCTCCGCCTCTCCGCCCCCCACCGCCCTCTCTGCTCCCTCCTCACCAGCGGCCACGGCCTCGCCGTAGCGGCCGTgtccgaggcggtggccgcggCGGACGAAGAGGAGTTCGAAGCGACGGAGGAGCAGCAGGAGGAGGCGCCCCCTTCCTTCGTGCTCCCGCGGCTGCCGCGGCCGAAGCTCGACGTGAAGGAACGGAAGGAGCTCGCCTCGTACGCGCACGGCCTCGGCAAGAAGCTCAAGTCGCAGCAGGTGGGGAAGGGCGGCGTCACGCCCAACCTCGTCACCGCCTTCACGGATAACCTCGAGTCCAACGAGCTCCTCAAG CTAAAAATTCATGGGAATTGCCCTGGAGAACTACCTGATGTGATACGACAACTTGAGGAGTCAACCGGATCCATCGCTGTTGACCAAATCGGCCGCTCGGTTATTCTATATAGGCCTAGCTCCAGCAAGATGAAAAAGAGGGAAGAAGTTGCTAGAAACAGGGAAGAGTATGCAAGAAACAATCCAAGGTTTGGAAAATCTGAAAATGCATTTGAAGAACGTCCTAGGAATAACAGCGCAGGCAGGAGATTCGTAAAATCTGGGTCAACATTTAGGACTCAACAGAAGAGAAGACCGGTAGCATCCAAGGGGTCGTCATACAGCCGAGGGTAG